A genomic region of Chelonia mydas isolate rCheMyd1 chromosome 9, rCheMyd1.pri.v2, whole genome shotgun sequence contains the following coding sequences:
- the LOC102942039 gene encoding DNA-directed RNA polymerases I and III subunit RPAC2 isoform X2, which produces MVQADGTDGNCVTFVLHDEDHTLGNSLRYMIMKNSEVEFCGYSITHPSESKINFRIQTRGGLLAIEPFRRGLTELVDVCQHVLSKFEASIKEYRAQREEEMD; this is translated from the exons ATG GTCCAGGCAGATGGGACGGATGGAAACTGTGTCACATTTGTGTTACATGATGAGGACCACACACTCGGCAACTCCCTCCGTTACATGATCATGAAAAA CTCTGAAGTGGAGTTTTGTGGTTACAGCATCACACACCCATCTGAAAGCAAAATCAACTTCCGGATCCAGACCAGAG GGGGGCTCCTGGCCATTGAGCCATTCCGGAGAGGACTGACAGAACTGGTGGATGTCTGCCAGCACGTGCTCAGCAAGTTTGAG GCAAGCATAAAGGAATACAGGGCCcaaagagaggaggaaatggaCTAG